One segment of Pleomorphomonas sp. PLEO DNA contains the following:
- a CDS encoding FAD-dependent oxidoreductase — protein MSIIETRASQMFPVLTASQMDAARRFASGPATRFDPNAMIYEIGGHGAPAWLVLAGTIDVVRRDGLSAEAPITTHGVGQFSGEVNQLAGRPSIAAGRAGPDGCLALPFDAAHLRALMIGSADLGEIIMRALILRRVSLIEEGGAGTILIGRPNSPDVVRLQNFLNRSGLPNLVLDASSDEEGRELIERTGVSAEDLPLVVCPSGPVLRCPTDEELAACLGVVPDIDPDKLFDLAVVGAGPAGLATAVYAASEGLSVIVLDARAMGGQAGASARIENYLGFPTGISGQALAGRAFNQALKFGAEIAIPLEVERMACDGPHPVLICAGDRQVTARFVVIASGARYRRPNVPNLKELEGAGVSYWVSAIEARLCAGEEVALIGGGNSAGQAIVFLAPQVKKLHLMVRRDLKETMSQYLIDRIAALPNVEIHVGEELVALEGDRTNGLAAATFKDKRDGGHRRLAVRHLFLFVGADPNSDWARDCVQTDTRGFVVTGDGSLPFETTIPGVFAIGDVRAGSTKRVAAAVGEGAAVVSQIHATIAARAMGQPVKETA, from the coding sequence ATGAGCATCATCGAGACCCGTGCGAGCCAGATGTTCCCGGTGCTGACCGCCTCGCAAATGGATGCGGCGCGCCGGTTCGCCAGCGGCCCGGCGACGCGCTTCGATCCCAACGCAATGATCTACGAGATCGGCGGCCACGGCGCGCCAGCATGGCTCGTGCTCGCCGGCACGATCGACGTCGTCCGTCGCGATGGGCTCAGCGCGGAGGCGCCGATCACCACGCACGGCGTAGGCCAGTTCTCCGGCGAAGTGAACCAGCTCGCCGGTCGCCCCTCGATCGCCGCCGGTCGGGCCGGCCCGGATGGCTGCCTCGCCTTGCCCTTCGACGCCGCCCACCTCAGGGCGCTGATGATCGGTTCGGCCGATCTGGGCGAGATCATCATGCGCGCCCTCATCCTGCGCCGGGTCAGCCTGATCGAAGAAGGCGGTGCCGGCACCATCCTGATCGGCCGGCCGAACAGCCCCGACGTCGTGCGGCTGCAGAACTTCCTCAACCGAAGCGGACTACCGAACCTCGTGCTCGACGCCAGCTCGGATGAAGAAGGCCGCGAACTTATCGAACGGACCGGCGTTTCGGCCGAGGACCTGCCGCTGGTCGTCTGCCCCAGCGGCCCCGTGCTGCGCTGCCCCACCGACGAGGAGCTCGCGGCCTGCCTCGGCGTCGTCCCGGACATCGACCCCGACAAGCTATTCGATCTCGCCGTGGTCGGCGCCGGACCGGCCGGTCTGGCAACCGCCGTCTACGCCGCCTCCGAAGGCTTGTCGGTGATCGTCCTCGATGCCCGCGCGATGGGCGGACAGGCCGGGGCATCCGCCCGGATCGAGAACTATCTGGGCTTTCCCACCGGCATTTCCGGCCAGGCGCTGGCCGGGCGGGCGTTCAACCAGGCGCTGAAGTTCGGCGCGGAGATCGCGATCCCCCTGGAAGTCGAGCGGATGGCATGCGACGGGCCGCATCCCGTGCTGATATGCGCCGGTGATCGCCAGGTGACGGCGCGCTTCGTGGTGATCGCGTCGGGCGCGCGCTACCGGCGGCCCAATGTGCCGAACCTCAAAGAGCTCGAGGGGGCGGGCGTTTCCTACTGGGTGTCGGCGATCGAGGCCCGCTTGTGCGCCGGCGAGGAGGTCGCCCTGATTGGCGGCGGCAATTCCGCCGGGCAAGCGATCGTGTTCCTGGCGCCGCAGGTAAAGAAGCTGCATCTGATGGTCCGCCGCGACCTCAAAGAGACGATGTCGCAGTATCTGATCGACCGCATCGCCGCCCTCCCGAACGTCGAGATTCATGTCGGAGAGGAGCTCGTCGCCCTGGAAGGTGATCGAACGAACGGTCTTGCGGCGGCAACCTTTAAGGACAAGCGTGACGGTGGCCATCGTCGCCTGGCGGTGCGGCACCTGTTCCTGTTCGTCGGCGCCGATCCCAATTCCGACTGGGCGCGCGATTGCGTTCAAACCGATACACGTGGCTTTGTGGTCACGGGCGATGGTTCGCTTCCCTTCGAGACCACCATACCCGGTGTGTTCGCGATCGGCGACGTCCGCGCCGGCTCCACCAAGCGCGTGGCGGCGGCCGTGGGAGAAGGCGCCGCCGTCGTCTCGCAGATCCATGCCACGATCGCCGCGCGAGCCATGGGACAGCCCGTGAAGGAGACTGCATGA
- a CDS encoding FABP family protein — protein sequence MIPAARDIFTEPSDVDPDTLANLGPLRRLAGRWRARKGVDVNPKADGPEQRAFIETIDFQAIDPQANGPQLLYGLRYHIHITTEEEDITFHDQVGYWLWEPATGMVLQTVAIPRGQVALASGQAAPDADEIVVSSKRGETENGICSTAFLNEAFRTDSYRITISFHADGSWSYLTDTELMVEGRDSPFAHQDKNTLHRVGEARPNPLAAILAKRNG from the coding sequence GTGATACCAGCAGCCCGTGACATCTTCACCGAGCCGAGCGACGTCGATCCCGACACCCTCGCCAATCTTGGGCCCTTGCGTCGGCTTGCCGGCCGTTGGCGCGCGCGCAAGGGGGTGGACGTCAACCCGAAAGCCGACGGGCCGGAACAGCGCGCGTTCATCGAGACCATCGATTTTCAGGCCATCGATCCACAGGCCAATGGCCCGCAGCTTCTCTACGGCCTGCGCTACCATATTCACATCACCACCGAGGAAGAGGATATCACCTTCCACGATCAGGTCGGCTACTGGCTGTGGGAACCGGCGACCGGGATGGTGCTCCAGACGGTCGCCATTCCACGTGGTCAGGTTGCGCTGGCATCGGGCCAGGCGGCGCCGGACGCGGACGAGATCGTGGTCTCATCCAAGCGTGGCGAAACCGAAAACGGCATCTGCTCGACGGCGTTTCTCAATGAGGCCTTCCGCACCGACAGCTACCGCATCACCATCAGCTTCCACGCCGACGGCTCATGGAGCTACCTCACGGATACCGAGCTGATGGTGGAGGGACGCGACAGCCCGTTCGCCCATCAGGATAAAAACACGCTGCATCGGGTGGGTGAGGCGCGGCCTAACCCCTTGGCGGCCATCTTGGCGAAGCGGAACGGCTGA
- a CDS encoding UBP-type zinc finger domain-containing protein has protein sequence MMACAHTSTIRKVTPSTRGCEECLKIGSQWLHLRICRQCGHVGCCDQSPHRHARAHFRQTAHPIIEGYDPPEGWGWCYVDDVEVELEDQTPHDGPIPRFY, from the coding sequence ATGATGGCCTGCGCTCACACCAGCACGATCCGCAAGGTGACGCCCAGCACCCGTGGATGCGAGGAGTGCCTGAAGATCGGCAGTCAATGGCTGCACCTCCGGATTTGCCGCCAGTGCGGGCACGTCGGCTGCTGCGACCAATCCCCGCACCGCCACGCCCGCGCCCATTTCCGCCAAACGGCCCACCCGATCATTGAAGGCTACGATCCGCCGGAGGGCTGGGGATGGTGCTATGTGGATGACGTCGAGGTCGAGCTGGAGGACCAGACGCCCCACGACGGACCGATTCCGCGCTTCTATTGA
- a CDS encoding outer membrane protein, whose translation MNFAMISPVAAADLPTPDAPEYPASLPSTAFDWSGLYVGAQAGYVINQIGLTDSEDLKSGSFGMFGGYNFVYSGVVVGVENDVNYNWSDGETVGLDWDGSVRGRVGYAWDRVLFYGTAGLAAASGSVDLGRTKKEDILVGWTAGVGAEYAITDNILARAEYRYSDFGSVDFGGSIGEFKADQNKVSLGVAYKF comes from the coding sequence ATGAATTTCGCTATGATTTCGCCCGTTGCCGCGGCGGACTTGCCCACACCTGATGCTCCGGAATACCCGGCGAGCCTGCCTTCGACCGCCTTCGACTGGTCCGGCCTCTATGTCGGTGCCCAGGCAGGCTATGTAATCAATCAGATCGGCTTGACAGATAGCGAGGACCTGAAAAGCGGTTCCTTCGGGATGTTTGGCGGCTACAACTTTGTCTACTCGGGTGTCGTTGTCGGTGTGGAGAACGACGTCAACTATAATTGGAGCGATGGCGAGACCGTCGGGCTGGATTGGGATGGTTCGGTGCGCGGGCGTGTCGGCTATGCCTGGGATCGCGTCCTGTTCTACGGAACGGCCGGATTGGCTGCCGCCTCGGGAAGCGTCGATCTGGGGCGCACCAAGAAAGAGGATATTCTTGTTGGCTGGACGGCCGGCGTCGGCGCCGAGTATGCCATCACGGACAACATCCTGGCCCGCGCCGAATATCGCTATTCCGATTTCGGCAGCGTCGACTTCGGCGGCAGTATCGGTGAATTCAAGGCCGACCAGAACAAGGTGTCGTTGGGCGTCGCCTATAAATTCTAA